From one Triticum urartu cultivar G1812 chromosome 3, Tu2.1, whole genome shotgun sequence genomic stretch:
- the LOC125547048 gene encoding protein FAR1-RELATED SEQUENCE 9-like — protein MPSSFVPDLDARSSRALPCPSSLHADPIALLPCFRALPQSAAPPEFPSPSGTTTSAGRRRPIHIPARRGTELHPPQRPASPEAAPVLPSNLQPTPAMRMMIFQPLLPYVGMEFDSIEDAKKFYNHYTFGTGFGSRIASSKNSQKKGPQQLIKRVFQCVHAGKPETTCETSSHSEGIAAGGSSSSKQAGVEMDVTAKHQRNRIPLMQHEEIVRFYRSHCKIPEEDYQLLMTMHDVNLSTTNCMGMLGMVHGGDRRKLPCVKRDVSNACSKLRQNQSFQDMDMTVAYFKRRQAENAQFYYTTEVDKETNEVTDLFLVDGRTRALYPKYKDCVFFDTTFCTNRYNLPFAPIVGVNNHLQTVLLGCALVPNEQIETFKWVFQHWMIAMNNEHPLHLMTDQDKAMETTIKDVFPNTVHRCCKWHVQRKAREMLGRILSMDEIFEQVFYGVINDSETVDEFEENWQHMLHCFDLVDNRHLSNMWCTRETWAPAYFRKNFFPFTSTTGRSEGLNSYFKTFVNPQDSVWRFVQQYEVLQETMLDREDNQAFIGHATTAPLYSRYNFERQAVHFYTQSVFLKFQKEVMASTGSIMNMAPALDNASVRFELHSNYFENPRIFSVNVVLAKEKFECSCNCFEMNGIICAHIIRVMVHLNVQKIPQRYMLERWSEVATTAMSSGGCLLDFGHPATNTLKYNALCRKYTWLASQACSNDLAYKIMNDAAHQLEPLVAAAKQGALQEQQEANQQQATHQQQQTPEPTTAPQPDGDAMLQNPARVPKKGRPTEKSKRRKTLLEQREDAHKNKAKKDEKKQTKPRGKPGKKKAPPCSYCNEEGHGVQTCQYLKAAMGVKKCPYCEEQGHAVQECPYLKAAMKTDANMARATELRL, from the exons ATGCCGTCCTCCTTCGTGCCCGATCTGGACGCCCGCAGCTCCCGTGCACTCCCCTGCCCGAGCAGCCTCCACGCCGACCCCATCGCCCTCCTCCCGTGCTTCCGCGCGCTGCCGCAATCAGCAGCACCACCGGAGTTCCCCTCGCCGTCGGGCACCACCACCAGCGCCGGTCGCCGCCGTCCCATTCATATTCCAGCGAGGCGAGGAACCGAGCTCCATCCGCCGCAGCGCCCTGCATCGCCCGAAGCCGCCCCTGTGCTCCCGTCGAACCTGCAGCCAACACCAGCG atgaggatgatgatattTCAGCCACTTCTGCCCTATGTTGGCATGGAATTTGACTCAATTGAAGATGCCAAAAAGTTCTATAATCACTACACATTTGGAACGGGCTTTGGCTCACGCATAGCTTCCTCAAAAAACAGCCAGAAGAAAGGTCCACAACAACTTATCAAGAGGGTCTTCCAATGTGTGCATGCTGGCAAACCGGAGACTACATGTGAGACAAGCAGCCACTCGGAAGGAATTGCAGCAGGGGGAAGCTCATCAAGCAAGCAGGCTGGGGTTGAAATGGATGTGACAGCCAAGCATCAGAGGAATCGGATT CCTTTGATGCAGCATGAGGAGATTGTGAGGTTCTACCGCTCACACTGCAAAATTCCAGAAGAAGATTACCAACTACTGATGACAATGCATGATGTAAACTTATCAACTACAAATTGCATGGGAATGCTTGGAATGGTCCATGGCGGAGACCGAAGGAAACTGCCATGTGTGAAGAGGGATGTTTCAAATGCGTGTTCCAAGCTGCGACAAAATCAGTCATTTCAGGACATGGATATGACGGTTGCTTACTTTAAGAGGCGTCAAGCTGAGAATGCTCAATTCTACTACACAACAGAAGTTGACAAAGAAACAAATGAAGTGACAGATCTGTTTTTGGTGGATGGAAGGACAAGAGCATTGTACCCAAAGTACAAAGATTGTGTGTTCTTTGACACAACATTTTGCACAAATCGGTACAATCTGCCTTTCGCTCCTATTGTTGGTGTGAACAACCACTTGCAAACTGTGCTGCTAGGTTGTGCCTTGGTGCCAAATGAACAAATAGAAACTTTCAAGTGGGTGTTTCAACATTGGATGATTGCAATGAATAATGAGCACCCGTTGCACCTAATGACTGACCAGGACAAGGCAATGGAAACAACAATAAAAGATGTCTTCCCAAACACAGTGCATAGGTGCTGCAAATGGCACGTCCAGCGAAAAGCAAGGGAAATGTTGGGTAGGATCCTGAGCATGGATGAAATTTTTGAGCAGGTTTTCTATGGGGTTATCAATGATTCAGAGACGGTGGATGAGTTCGAGGAGAATTGGCAGCATATGCTGCATTGCTTTGACTTGGTTGACAACAGACATCTAAGCAACATGTGGTGTACGCGAGAGACCTGGGCTCCAGCATACTTCCGAAAGAACTTCTTCCCATTTACAAGCACTACAGGGCGGTCTGAGGGTCTCAACTCCTACTTCAAGACATTTGTCAACCCTCAAGACTCTGTCTGGAGATTTGTACAACAATATGAGGTGCTTCAAGAAACAATGTTGGACCGTGAAGACAATCAAGCTTTCATAGGCCACGCAACAACTGCACCACTTTACTCAAG GTACAACTTTGAGCGCCAAGCAGTTCACTTCTATACCCAAAGCGTGTTTCTCAAGTTTCAAAAAGAGGTCATGGCATCAACAGGCTCCATCATGAACATGGCCCCTGCTCTTGACAATGCAAGCGTGAGGTTTGAGTTGCACTCAAATTACTTTGAGAACCCCCGAATATTTTCAGTGAATGTTGTGTTGGCAAAGGAGAAGTTTGAATGCAGCTGCAACTGTTTTGAGATGAATGGGATTATTTGTGCACACATCATAAGGGTAATGGTGCATCTCAATGTCCAAAAAATTCCACAAAGATACATGCTAGAGAG GTGGTCAGAAGTTGCGACAACGGCAATGAGCAGTGGTGGATGTCTCCTAGATTTTGGGCACCCTGCAACCAACACTCTCAAGTACAACGCCTTGTGCAGAAAGTATACATGGTTGGCTTCACAAGCTTGCAGCAACGATCTTGCCTACAAAATAATGAATGATGCAGCTCACCAACTTGAGCCCCTCGTAGCTGCAGCGAAGCAAGGGGCGCTCCAAGAACAACAGGAAGCAAATCAGCAGCAAGCAACGCATCAGCAACAACAAACCCCCGAGCCAACCACTGCGCCGCAACCTGATGGCGATGCCATGCTTCAAAACCCCGCACGTGTTCCAAAAAAAGGGCGTCCGACtgaaaaatcaaagagaagaaagACTCTGCTTGAGCAACGGGAAGATGCACATAAGAATAAAGCTAAGAAAGATGAAAAGAAGCAAACCAAGCCCAGAGGAAAACCTGGTAAGAAGAAAGCACCTCCTTGCTCGTACTGCAACGAAGAAGGTCACGGTGTCCAAACATGCCAGTACTTGAAGGCTGCAATGGGGGTCAAAAAATGTCCCTACTGTGAAGAGCAAGGTCATGCTGTGCAAGAATGTCCCTACCTAAAAGCTGCAATGAAGACAGATGCTAACATGGCTAGAGCAACAGAGCTTAGGCTGTGA